A genomic segment from uncultured Marinifilum sp. encodes:
- the dprA gene encoding DNA-processing protein DprA, with amino-acid sequence METIYKIALSFITGLGPVNIKKAIAYTGGLEGFFKEKKNNLLKIPGIGKVVTEKLDRQSALLLADEELKFTSDNKINICSYLDDNYPQRLLNCFDSPCTLYYKGNADFNTSRNISIVGTRNATENGRELCNKLIADLAQKKIKTTITSGLAYGIDICAHKAALKNTLPTIAVVGHGFHQMYPAQHKQHASDIVQRGALISEFTSKSKFDPKHFVRRNRIIAGMSDATIVIESAIKGGSLVTANIANSYNRDVFAFPGRVNDKFSMGCNHLIKTNQANLIESIKDLEYILGWKDGNKKAKEIQTKLFVELSTEEEKIVNYLKKEGKTPIDLLCIGTSFPMSKVSSLLLKLEFDGIVRSHPGKIYSLNS; translated from the coding sequence ATGGAAACAATTTATAAAATTGCCCTTAGTTTTATTACAGGCCTAGGCCCTGTTAACATTAAAAAAGCCATAGCCTACACTGGTGGACTGGAAGGATTCTTTAAAGAAAAAAAGAATAATTTGTTAAAAATTCCAGGAATTGGAAAAGTTGTGACTGAAAAACTGGATCGACAATCGGCCTTATTACTGGCCGATGAAGAATTAAAATTCACTTCAGATAACAAGATTAATATTTGTTCCTATTTAGACGACAATTATCCACAAAGATTATTGAACTGTTTCGATTCTCCTTGTACCTTATATTATAAAGGAAATGCCGATTTTAATACTTCTCGAAATATTAGTATTGTTGGAACCAGAAATGCTACAGAAAATGGGCGTGAATTGTGCAACAAGCTAATTGCAGACTTAGCTCAAAAAAAGATTAAAACCACAATCACTAGTGGACTGGCTTATGGTATCGATATATGTGCTCATAAAGCAGCCTTAAAAAATACACTTCCTACAATTGCAGTAGTCGGACACGGATTTCACCAAATGTATCCAGCTCAACATAAACAGCACGCCTCAGATATAGTACAACGGGGAGCATTAATCAGCGAGTTTACATCTAAAAGTAAGTTCGACCCTAAACATTTTGTACGACGAAACAGAATAATCGCAGGAATGTCGGATGCAACTATAGTTATCGAATCAGCAATTAAAGGCGGATCGCTTGTAACAGCTAATATTGCGAACTCATACAATCGAGATGTATTTGCATTTCCAGGACGGGTAAACGATAAATTCTCCATGGGTTGCAATCACCTTATCAAAACAAATCAGGCAAATTTAATCGAAAGCATAAAAGATCTGGAATACATTTTAGGATGGAAAGATGGAAACAAAAAAGCAAAAGAAATACAAACAAAGCTGTTTGTTGAATTATCAACAGAAGAAGAGAAAATTGTTAATTATTTAAAAAAGGAAGGAAAAACCCCAATCGATCTACTTTGCATTGGAACTTCTTTCCCCATGAGTAAGGTTTCATCTCTACTCTTAAAATTAGAATTTGATGGCATTGTTAGGTCACATCCGGGCAAAATCTACTCTCTAAATTCATGA
- the gdhA gene encoding NADP-specific glutamate dehydrogenase, which produces MEAKINEFMDGLKAKTPGEAEFHQAVQEVVETIWETYDANPKYKAAKILDKMCEPERTIMFRVPWINDNGEVEINRGYRVEFNSAIGPYKGGLRFHPSVTLSALKFLGFEQTFKNSLTTLPMGGGKGGSDFNAKGRSDNEIMRFCQSFMTELCKHIGPNTDVPAGDIGVGGREIGYLFGQYKRIRNEFTGVLTGKGLEFGGSLIRPEATGFGSVYFAQHMLAELNETLKDKTVALSGFGNVTWGAALKLVELGAKVVTVSGPDGYIYDKEGLNAEKIDYLLDLRASNNDVVAPYAEKFGAEFFAGKKPWECKVDIAFPCAIQNELNLEDAKQLVENGCKFVVETSNMGCTAEACTYLIEHASFAPGKAANAGGVAVSGLEMSQNSMRYNWSAEEVDEKLGRIMKDIHHTCVRFGKENGKINYVKGANVGGFVKVAEAMLAQGCV; this is translated from the coding sequence ATGGAAGCAAAGATTAATGAATTCATGGATGGCCTTAAGGCCAAGACTCCGGGTGAAGCAGAATTCCATCAGGCAGTACAAGAAGTAGTAGAAACAATTTGGGAAACGTATGATGCAAATCCTAAGTACAAAGCTGCTAAAATTCTTGATAAAATGTGTGAACCAGAACGTACAATTATGTTCCGAGTTCCATGGATCAATGATAACGGTGAGGTTGAAATCAACCGTGGATACCGCGTTGAATTCAACAGTGCTATCGGACCATACAAAGGTGGACTACGTTTTCACCCTTCGGTAACATTAAGTGCATTAAAATTTTTAGGCTTTGAGCAAACGTTCAAAAACTCTTTAACTACTCTACCAATGGGTGGTGGTAAAGGAGGTTCCGACTTTAATGCAAAAGGAAGATCTGATAATGAAATTATGCGTTTTTGCCAAAGCTTTATGACTGAGCTTTGCAAACACATAGGCCCTAACACCGATGTTCCTGCTGGAGATATAGGAGTAGGTGGTCGTGAAATTGGATACCTTTTTGGACAATACAAAAGAATCCGCAACGAATTTACTGGTGTACTAACTGGTAAAGGACTTGAGTTTGGTGGTTCATTAATTCGTCCTGAAGCTACTGGTTTTGGTTCTGTTTATTTCGCTCAACACATGTTAGCCGAACTTAACGAAACTCTAAAAGATAAGACTGTTGCTCTTTCTGGTTTCGGTAATGTAACCTGGGGTGCTGCTCTTAAATTAGTAGAACTAGGTGCTAAAGTTGTTACAGTTTCTGGTCCTGACGGATACATTTACGACAAAGAAGGTTTAAATGCTGAAAAGATCGATTACTTATTGGATCTTCGTGCTTCAAACAATGATGTTGTCGCTCCTTATGCAGAAAAATTCGGTGCAGAATTCTTCGCAGGCAAAAAACCTTGGGAATGTAAAGTTGATATCGCTTTCCCATGTGCCATTCAAAATGAGCTTAACCTTGAAGATGCTAAGCAATTAGTTGAAAATGGATGTAAATTTGTTGTAGAAACTTCAAATATGGGTTGTACTGCCGAAGCTTGCACTTATTTAATCGAACATGCTTCATTTGCTCCTGGTAAAGCTGCTAATGCTGGTGGTGTTGCAGTATCAGGCTTGGAAATGTCTCAAAACTCAATGCGCTACAACTGGTCGGCCGAAGAGGTTGATGAGAAATTGGGTCGTATCATGAAAGATATTCACCATACATGTGTACGTTTTGGTAAAGAAAACGGAAAAATCAACTACGTAAAAGGTGCGAATGTTGGTGGATTTGTTAAAGTTGCCGAAGCTATGCTAGCTCAAGGTTGCGTATAA
- a CDS encoding TatD family hydrolase, whose translation MKLIDTHSHIYAKEFTDDINEVVKRSQKAGIEKILLPNIDSESISAMHKLASSYPDYCIPMMGLHPSSVKENYKEELSICKKWLKAEKYCAIGEIGIDLYWDKTYIKEQQEAFETQINWALECNLPIVIHARESFKEIFEILEKYRNTNLKGVFHSFTGNLQEAKKAIELGFLLGINGIVTFKNSGLDKTVSQISLDKLLLETDAPYLAPVPKRGKRNESSFVLHTANKIADIFQIDLSEVAAITGRNAEKLFKL comes from the coding sequence ATGAAACTTATCGATACACATTCACATATTTACGCTAAGGAATTTACTGATGATATTAATGAGGTCGTAAAAAGATCACAAAAAGCAGGTATAGAAAAAATTCTATTGCCAAACATCGATTCCGAATCAATATCAGCAATGCATAAATTAGCATCTTCTTATCCAGACTACTGTATTCCAATGATGGGCTTACACCCAAGTTCTGTTAAAGAGAACTATAAAGAGGAACTTTCGATATGCAAAAAATGGCTTAAAGCAGAAAAGTATTGTGCCATTGGTGAAATTGGCATAGATTTATACTGGGATAAAACATACATTAAAGAACAACAGGAAGCATTCGAAACGCAAATTAACTGGGCTTTAGAATGTAACTTACCAATTGTGATTCATGCCAGAGAATCTTTTAAAGAGATATTTGAAATACTTGAAAAATATCGAAACACTAATCTAAAAGGTGTTTTCCACAGTTTTACAGGTAATCTGCAAGAAGCAAAAAAAGCAATTGAACTTGGTTTTTTATTAGGAATAAACGGCATTGTAACATTTAAAAACTCGGGTTTAGATAAAACAGTAAGTCAAATTTCTTTAGATAAACTATTACTGGAAACCGATGCCCCTTATTTGGCACCCGTTCCAAAAAGAGGAAAAAGGAACGAAAGTTCATTCGTTCTGCACACAGCAAACAAAATTGCAGACATATTTCAAATTGATTTATCTGAAGTAGCTGCAATAACAGGTAGAAATGCAGAAAAACTATTCAAACTGTAA
- a CDS encoding asparaginase, translating into MTTHKTSILLIYTGGTIGMVNDPATGSLIPFDFDHIIKQVPELGEFGYELNSIAFAPLIDSSNLNPSVWIKIAELIKENYEKYDGFVVLHGTDTMSFSASALSFMLDNLQKPVVFTGSQLPIGTLRTDGKENLITAIEIAAAYKNGQAMVPEVCIVFENQLLRGNRTTKHNAEHFNAFYSYNYPDLAKIGININYNYSAIHYPSQTRKLEISTQIDTNIAILKIFPGITKQVVNSILNTPDLKGVVMESYGAGNAPTDKWFIDSIKKAISKGIIIYNITQCAAGSVEMGLYETSIELLRAGVISGRDITTEAAITKLMFILGKQLNNEQIKLLLNRSLKGELSQ; encoded by the coding sequence ATGACAACTCATAAAACATCAATTCTATTAATATATACTGGTGGAACCATTGGAATGGTAAACGATCCTGCAACTGGCTCGCTAATACCTTTTGATTTTGATCATATAATTAAACAGGTTCCTGAATTAGGAGAATTTGGATACGAATTAAATTCAATTGCCTTTGCTCCTCTTATCGACTCATCGAACTTAAATCCTTCTGTTTGGATAAAAATTGCAGAACTCATAAAAGAAAATTACGAGAAATATGATGGTTTTGTAGTATTACATGGAACAGATACAATGTCATTTTCGGCATCGGCATTAAGTTTTATGCTTGATAACCTACAAAAACCAGTTGTTTTTACAGGATCGCAATTACCTATTGGAACTTTAAGAACAGATGGAAAAGAAAACTTAATTACTGCAATTGAGATAGCTGCAGCATATAAAAATGGACAGGCAATGGTTCCCGAAGTATGCATAGTATTCGAAAACCAATTGCTAAGAGGTAACAGAACAACAAAACACAATGCAGAGCACTTTAACGCGTTCTATTCCTATAATTATCCTGATCTTGCAAAAATAGGTATCAATATCAATTACAATTATTCCGCAATACATTATCCAAGTCAAACACGCAAACTTGAAATTTCAACACAAATTGATACCAATATTGCCATTTTAAAAATATTTCCAGGAATAACTAAACAAGTGGTAAATTCTATTTTAAATACTCCAGACTTAAAAGGAGTAGTAATGGAAAGTTATGGTGCCGGCAATGCACCAACCGATAAATGGTTTATCGATTCAATAAAAAAAGCTATTAGTAAAGGAATAATTATATACAACATTACTCAGTGTGCAGCCGGTAGCGTAGAAATGGGCCTCTATGAAACAAGTATAGAACTACTTAGAGCTGGAGTTATAAGCGGACGAGATATTACAACCGAAGCTGCAATAACCAAACTAATGTTTATACTCGGGAAACAGTTGAATAATGAACAAATCAAATTGCTTTTAAATAGATCCCTAAAGGGAGAATTAAGCCAATAG